Proteins from a single region of Rubeoparvulum massiliense:
- a CDS encoding response regulator transcription factor: MVIVDDQTLVRKGMLSLLIPHFPKIHVEEATTMKEARQLLQHFCPDLLVTRMYVKDGNALTLLKYVKGKGFQTKVIILNSKADLLDFRDAKEAGVDGFVLKTATPEELVTAIQLVSQGGKYYDSRIMELMMNRGKISDSLSRLTVKELEVLKALGEGLSNRDIASRLYISEYTVKKHVSQILDKLQVADRTQAALYANMKGIVRYQYEYQHH; encoded by the coding sequence GTGGTCATTGTTGATGATCAAACACTCGTACGAAAAGGAATGCTCTCACTCCTCATACCACATTTTCCAAAAATCCATGTTGAAGAAGCTACTACTATGAAAGAAGCTCGCCAGCTGTTGCAACACTTTTGCCCAGATCTACTTGTAACTCGAATGTATGTAAAGGATGGGAATGCTCTTACATTGCTGAAGTATGTGAAGGGGAAAGGATTTCAAACCAAAGTGATCATCTTAAATAGTAAAGCGGATCTTTTGGATTTCCGTGATGCAAAAGAGGCGGGTGTGGATGGCTTTGTTCTAAAGACAGCCACACCAGAAGAACTGGTTACAGCGATTCAACTTGTATCGCAAGGAGGTAAGTATTACGATTCGCGCATTATGGAGTTGATGATGAATAGAGGGAAGATATCCGATTCTCTCAGTCGCTTGACCGTGAAGGAATTGGAAGTGCTAAAAGCGCTAGGAGAAGGATTATCCAATCGGGATATTGCCAGTCGTTTATACATTTCAGAGTATACAGTGAAGAAGCATGTGAGTCAGATCCTCGATAAGCTACAGGTAGCTGATCGAACCCAAGCTGCATTATATGCCAATATGAAAGGTATCGTTCGCTATCAGTATGAATACCAGCATCATTAA
- a CDS encoding betaine/proline/choline family ABC transporter ATP-binding protein, whose protein sequence is MIQFQEVSKKFKEQLAVRNITFTIEEGEFIVLIGESGSGKTTTMKMINRLIEPTSGTILINGHSISTINPIQLRRSIGYVIQKVGLFPHMTVGENIEIVPLLKHWSAEDRRARAEELMDLVGLPAKEYYERYPHQLSGGQQQRIGIARALAGRPHLILMDEPFSALDPITREQLHDEMLRIHEELNTTIVMVSHDMDEAIKLADRIGVMKDGELLQFGTPEEILLKPANHFVEDLVGRDRLWRQPELLVVSEIMSKQFPTITPEKNVEEAIHLMHEKRLDYLLVINEQGLLLGEITPHELHGQESHIAIHMLMKNTIPPLHLNNNLVDALDRMRQKRHPVLPVLDDEGRLCGVITRANMLRTLTDLLPIH, encoded by the coding sequence ATGATTCAATTTCAAGAGGTATCGAAGAAATTCAAAGAACAATTAGCCGTACGGAACATCACATTTACCATTGAAGAAGGGGAGTTCATCGTCTTAATCGGTGAGAGTGGTAGTGGAAAAACAACGACGATGAAGATGATCAATCGCCTGATTGAGCCAACATCAGGTACAATCCTGATCAATGGTCATAGTATCTCTACCATCAATCCCATTCAACTACGTCGTAGTATCGGCTATGTCATCCAGAAGGTGGGATTGTTCCCCCATATGACTGTAGGTGAAAACATTGAGATTGTACCATTGCTCAAGCATTGGTCTGCTGAAGATCGTCGTGCTCGTGCAGAAGAGCTGATGGATCTCGTAGGCCTACCTGCTAAGGAGTATTATGAGCGTTATCCCCATCAGCTTAGCGGTGGTCAACAGCAACGGATCGGAATTGCTCGGGCCTTGGCAGGAAGGCCTCATTTGATTTTAATGGATGAGCCTTTCTCTGCTCTGGATCCTATCACAAGAGAGCAACTACATGATGAAATGCTCCGTATCCATGAAGAATTAAATACAACGATTGTGATGGTCTCCCACGACATGGATGAAGCCATTAAATTAGCCGATCGCATCGGTGTTATGAAAGATGGCGAACTGCTCCAATTTGGAACACCAGAAGAGATTCTACTAAAGCCTGCCAACCATTTTGTTGAAGACTTAGTGGGACGTGATCGGCTCTGGCGTCAGCCTGAACTCCTTGTAGTATCAGAGATCATGTCGAAGCAATTTCCAACCATCACACCAGAGAAAAACGTGGAAGAAGCCATCCACCTCATGCACGAGAAGCGTCTAGACTATCTGCTAGTTATCAACGAGCAAGGTTTGCTCCTTGGTGAAATCACCCCCCATGAATTACATGGACAAGAGTCTCATATTGCCATACACATGTTGATGAAAAACACAATTCCACCACTGCATCTAAATAACAATCTAGTAGATGCACTAGACCGAATGCGCCAAAAAAGACATCCAGTTCTCCCTGTGCTTGATGATGAGGGTCGCCTCTGTGGTGTTATCACGAGAGCCAATATGTTACGTACACTTACAGACCTATTACCCATTCATTAA
- a CDS encoding ABC transporter permease/substrate-binding protein, with the protein MKTLEHMEITFLAVFLAIIVGVPLGIIVSKNEKAGQLILGIANVFQTIPSLALFGFIIPIPIIGGIGYRPAVFVLFLYALLPIIKNTYLGLKSVSPAVIESARGMGMTSKQILFMVSLPLAFPIMMGGIRVATVINIGTATIAALIGAGGLGDFIFAGISMSDPGIIMAGAIPTTILALTVDYLLGLIETKFPVRTFGHLVLRPGMGKRFLIVALTLILLISGGYMWFNHNDDRIMIAQKNFTESRIMAQLLSVLIEENTDLKTDVRELGGTMPTFEALKNRDIDMYVDYTGTGYVNILKIDGEIPPTDEVYERVKDEYQKRFNIHWLQPLGFNNTYTLAVPKELAAQYQLKSYSDLAKISDQLVMGATAEILNRPDGLPGLQSLYEMEFKEIKVLDPGLRYNAVENGDVQVIDAFATDGKLKELNLIILEDDQEYFPPYYAVPLVTDEVIKQHPEVQPLLEQLGGVLDDLTMQELNYRADVEKENLRQIATDFLQQQGLVQQN; encoded by the coding sequence ATGAAAACACTTGAACATATGGAGATTACATTTCTCGCTGTATTCCTCGCCATCATCGTTGGTGTACCCTTAGGAATTATCGTTTCTAAGAATGAAAAAGCCGGTCAGCTAATTCTCGGAATTGCGAATGTGTTTCAAACGATTCCAAGTCTCGCACTATTCGGTTTCATCATCCCCATTCCCATTATTGGTGGGATTGGTTATCGACCCGCTGTCTTCGTACTCTTCCTCTATGCACTCTTACCGATTATAAAAAATACTTATCTTGGCTTAAAAAGTGTCAGCCCCGCTGTCATCGAATCTGCTCGGGGAATGGGAATGACCTCGAAGCAAATTCTTTTCATGGTCTCCCTGCCCTTGGCCTTCCCCATCATGATGGGGGGAATTCGTGTCGCCACCGTAATTAATATTGGAACAGCCACCATTGCTGCTCTAATTGGAGCAGGAGGTCTGGGTGACTTTATCTTTGCAGGGATCTCCATGAGTGATCCGGGAATTATCATGGCTGGTGCTATTCCTACCACCATCCTTGCCTTAACGGTAGATTATCTATTAGGACTGATTGAGACGAAGTTCCCTGTACGCACCTTTGGTCATCTCGTATTACGACCTGGAATGGGCAAGCGATTCCTTATCGTTGCCCTCACCCTAATTCTTCTCATAAGCGGTGGATACATGTGGTTTAATCATAATGATGATCGAATAATGATCGCTCAGAAAAATTTCACGGAATCTCGGATCATGGCACAGCTACTTTCCGTACTCATTGAAGAGAATACCGATTTAAAAACCGATGTAAGAGAGCTAGGAGGTACTATGCCTACCTTCGAAGCCTTAAAAAATCGGGATATTGATATGTATGTGGATTATACAGGAACAGGCTATGTGAATATCTTGAAAATTGATGGTGAGATTCCTCCTACAGATGAAGTATATGAACGAGTTAAGGACGAGTATCAGAAGCGTTTTAATATCCACTGGCTTCAGCCTCTCGGATTTAACAATACCTATACACTGGCTGTCCCAAAGGAGCTTGCTGCGCAATATCAATTAAAATCCTATTCTGATTTAGCAAAGATCTCTGATCAATTGGTGATGGGTGCTACTGCTGAGATCCTGAATCGTCCTGATGGTTTACCTGGTTTGCAAAGCTTATATGAGATGGAATTTAAGGAGATTAAGGTGCTCGATCCAGGCCTTCGCTATAATGCCGTGGAGAACGGCGATGTTCAAGTGATTGATGCCTTTGCCACCGATGGTAAGCTAAAGGAATTAAACCTCATTATCCTTGAGGATGATCAAGAATATTTTCCACCCTATTATGCAGTCCCCCTTGTCACTGATGAGGTCATCAAGCAACATCCAGAAGTACAGCCCTTATTAGAGCAATTGGGAGGAGTACTTGATGATCTCACCATGCAGGAATTAAATTATCGTGCTGATGTAGAAAAGGAGAACTTACGGCAAATTGCGACGGATTTCCTGCAACAGCAAGGTCTAGTGCAACAGAATTGA
- a CDS encoding TrkA C-terminal domain-containing protein — protein sequence MDMPRYVKIAMDIAQRIYVGELQVGEKVRGRSTLASQYSVSPETIRRSISLLSEMGVVKVYEKSGIFIESPQRAYLFIQQHKAKQNLHEIRQKINHLQHQKFEIEKELNNYLDILLEYSMGLELHSSMDLHRVTIQHGSPIIGQSVAATQFWKHTNATILSVIRGDEEHISPGPNFMFEQEDVLTIICAEENLPKVNKYLQPTKSK from the coding sequence ATGGATATGCCACGTTATGTGAAAATCGCCATGGATATTGCACAGCGTATCTATGTAGGCGAGTTACAAGTGGGTGAGAAGGTACGGGGACGTTCCACCCTGGCTAGTCAATATAGTGTCTCCCCAGAAACCATTCGACGTTCCATTAGCTTGCTCAGCGAAATGGGCGTCGTTAAAGTGTATGAAAAAAGTGGGATCTTCATTGAGTCACCACAGCGGGCTTATCTCTTCATTCAGCAGCATAAAGCGAAGCAGAACCTCCATGAGATTCGCCAGAAAATCAATCACCTCCAGCATCAAAAATTTGAGATTGAGAAAGAGCTAAATAACTACCTTGATATTCTATTAGAATATTCTATGGGATTAGAGCTTCACAGCAGCATGGATCTGCATCGCGTCACCATACAACATGGCTCTCCAATTATTGGTCAGTCGGTGGCTGCTACACAATTCTGGAAGCATACCAATGCGACGATCCTTTCGGTGATTCGTGGTGATGAAGAACATATCTCCCCTGGGCCCAACTTTATGTTTGAACAAGAGGATGTTCTCACCATTATCTGCGCTGAAGAGAATCTCCCGAAGGTAAACAAATATCTTCAACCCACAAAATCAAAATAA
- the abc-f gene encoding ribosomal protection-like ABC-F family protein, with product MPILKVDNLRIERSGQELFRGATFEINDKERVALIGENGVGKTTLLRSLLGTLPIAEGYIQFGIHRDEVGWMLQEVESSKRLSTRQWVEQHHEVLARLRRELQSYEAALQHQGTDPLVLDGYSRVIQAYTEHSGYEWEVQVEKILHQLGLTSELWDVPFHSLSGGQKTRAKLAKVMMGQPRLLILDEPTNHLDLETIEWLQGWLQRYSGSVLFVSHEREFIDQVATVTYELTKSGMKRYPGGYQAYQVQKEQELKSLQALYDKQEQERKQLIQVIQTYKNWYQQANAAASVRDPYAQKKASKRAATFKAKEKALERLEKQSIERPAESNTIQVQFAASDFAGRRLLELRHVDFSYEVAQKDQPFLRNINLVVHRGDRIAVIGKNGSGKSTLLKLMSGELAPLRGEVVRNPQLKIGYFFQELENLHPERSIIEELLVIPQMTQAEARTILACFLFRKESVMKKIKELSMGEKCRVAFVKLYFSDANLLILDEPTNYLDIMTRERIEDALLTYPGTVVIVSHDPYLLRKVANQVVTIEAGQIAIYPGDYKEWVGHMERSSEQQAIRNQQHVLELELLTLLSADNTQDGEMQNTHMQRIKELKQQINMLKKREYDLQIKR from the coding sequence ATGCCAATTCTAAAAGTGGATAACTTAAGAATCGAACGGAGTGGGCAAGAATTATTTCGCGGGGCTACATTTGAGATCAACGATAAAGAACGGGTGGCACTCATCGGTGAAAATGGTGTGGGCAAGACCACCTTATTGCGGAGCTTGCTGGGTACACTGCCGATTGCAGAGGGATACATTCAGTTTGGGATCCATCGAGATGAGGTGGGCTGGATGCTACAAGAAGTGGAATCATCTAAGCGCTTATCTACTCGCCAATGGGTGGAACAGCATCATGAGGTGTTAGCCCGCTTACGAAGAGAGTTGCAATCGTACGAAGCAGCATTACAGCATCAAGGAACTGACCCACTGGTACTAGATGGCTATAGTCGTGTGATTCAAGCCTATACAGAACACAGTGGGTATGAGTGGGAGGTGCAGGTGGAAAAAATACTGCATCAGCTGGGACTCACCTCTGAACTTTGGGACGTTCCATTTCATAGCCTGAGCGGTGGTCAGAAAACGCGGGCAAAGCTAGCGAAAGTGATGATGGGTCAGCCTCGGCTCCTCATATTGGATGAACCGACGAATCATTTAGACTTGGAAACGATTGAATGGCTACAAGGCTGGCTACAGCGCTATTCAGGCAGTGTACTATTTGTGTCCCATGAACGGGAATTTATTGATCAGGTAGCAACCGTGACGTATGAATTAACGAAGAGCGGGATGAAAAGGTATCCAGGAGGTTACCAAGCTTATCAGGTGCAAAAGGAGCAGGAGCTTAAGAGCCTTCAAGCATTGTATGATAAGCAGGAACAGGAGCGTAAACAGCTGATCCAAGTGATCCAAACCTATAAAAACTGGTATCAGCAGGCCAATGCAGCCGCAAGCGTCCGTGATCCATATGCACAAAAGAAGGCCTCTAAGCGTGCTGCCACCTTCAAAGCTAAGGAAAAAGCGCTGGAACGTCTGGAAAAACAGAGCATTGAAAGACCAGCAGAATCAAATACAATCCAGGTTCAGTTTGCTGCCAGTGATTTTGCAGGGAGGAGATTACTAGAGCTTCGTCATGTGGATTTTTCCTATGAGGTTGCTCAGAAGGATCAACCGTTCTTACGGAATATCAATCTTGTGGTTCATCGTGGCGATCGCATTGCGGTGATTGGGAAAAATGGCTCAGGTAAGTCGACGCTGTTAAAGCTCATGTCGGGAGAGCTGGCGCCGTTACGAGGTGAGGTAGTGAGGAATCCTCAACTCAAAATCGGATATTTCTTTCAAGAACTGGAGAACCTCCATCCTGAGCGATCTATCATAGAGGAGCTTCTCGTCATACCTCAGATGACGCAAGCGGAGGCCCGTACCATTCTTGCATGCTTTCTCTTTCGGAAAGAGAGTGTCATGAAAAAAATTAAGGAACTGAGTATGGGTGAAAAATGTCGTGTTGCTTTTGTGAAGCTCTATTTCTCTGATGCGAATTTGTTGATACTGGATGAGCCGACGAATTATCTAGATATTATGACACGAGAACGGATTGAAGATGCCCTTCTTACTTATCCTGGTACGGTGGTGATCGTATCCCATGATCCTTACCTACTACGAAAAGTAGCCAATCAGGTGGTGACCATTGAAGCGGGACAAATAGCGATTTATCCTGGAGATTACAAAGAATGGGTGGGGCATATGGAGCGCTCTTCCGAGCAGCAAGCCATCCGTAATCAACAGCATGTCTTGGAACTAGAGTTACTAACTTTACTTAGTGCAGACAATACCCAGGATGGGGAGATGCAAAACACACACATGCAGCGGATCAAGGAGCTTAAGCAGCAGATCAATATGCTAAAGAAAAGAGAATATGATCTACAGATAAAAAGGTAA
- a CDS encoding CgeB family protein: MRVLFFTSHPVLSLLLPEGFRDAGHEVMVSGPITWDSIPVMIQQFQPDLVFTMGWGPEQTQEKQEWIRHFVTEYRIPHAYWSVEDPRHTYTFVLPLISRMQPDFIFSICSDMVEYFKILSLKAAYLDFAYQPSVNYPEWDERYRCNIAVVASSFIDELHMYRDSYRLESIRILLSPLIRAGIRVDFWGEGWERMEPYMGVTIPPEWIHGSVPYTETRKIYHTACITIGLQSFIDQLTHRTFEILASGGFLLTSDTQAVRKYFQPGKDLVISQYETGTIDVVRYYLEQFTSQREDIRAQGMKTVAKHTYQQRAEEAIATLIEHKIIPAHLA; this comes from the coding sequence ATGCGCGTTCTTTTTTTTACGAGTCATCCTGTACTCTCTCTATTACTACCAGAGGGATTCCGTGATGCAGGACATGAGGTGATGGTGTCAGGTCCAATCACATGGGATAGTATACCCGTCATGATCCAACAATTTCAGCCGGATCTCGTCTTTACCATGGGCTGGGGACCTGAACAAACGCAAGAGAAGCAAGAATGGATTCGGCACTTCGTAACAGAATATCGAATCCCTCATGCCTATTGGTCTGTGGAAGACCCACGGCATACCTATACCTTCGTTCTACCATTAATCAGTCGAATGCAGCCGGACTTTATCTTTAGCATCTGCTCTGATATGGTAGAGTACTTTAAGATTCTGAGTTTAAAAGCAGCATATCTTGATTTTGCGTATCAACCCAGTGTGAACTATCCCGAATGGGATGAACGGTATCGCTGTAATATCGCAGTTGTGGCGAGCTCCTTTATAGATGAACTCCACATGTATCGCGATAGCTATCGGCTTGAATCGATCCGGATCCTACTCTCCCCATTAATTAGAGCAGGCATCCGTGTGGACTTCTGGGGTGAGGGCTGGGAGCGGATGGAACCTTATATGGGGGTTACCATTCCGCCAGAATGGATTCATGGTTCAGTCCCTTATACAGAGACGAGAAAAATTTATCATACTGCTTGTATTACCATCGGTTTACAGTCATTTATTGATCAGCTGACACATCGGACCTTTGAAATATTAGCATCAGGCGGATTTCTACTCACATCAGATACACAAGCGGTTCGAAAGTATTTTCAGCCAGGGAAAGATCTTGTCATATCCCAATATGAAACGGGTACCATCGATGTGGTTCGTTACTATTTGGAACAGTTTACGTCTCAGCGTGAGGATATTCGCGCTCAGGGGATGAAGACGGTGGCCAAGCATACCTATCAGCAACGGGCAGAGGAAGCGATTGCCACATTGATTGAGCATAAGATTATCCCTGCTCATTTGGCATAA
- a CDS encoding polysaccharide deacetylase family protein has protein sequence MNTHFTKQHYCEILEELQRLNFPFLIYDELDQDSLWEQERQVILRHDIDLSISYAHQMAELEEKLNIRSTYFVWLTSPFYNVLSSASRTLLKEIKGMGHQLGLHFDASPFQESNELVDQIIHESKILSQIIDSPVQIYSFHRPSNTLLNQQIQIPGYLNAYDQRFFTEYKYLSDSNHHWREGCACQHLHHEKKLNLLIHPIWWISKESISPQIKLELYQRDVVKYTKEELANNIQGYQNILTKLNWLG, from the coding sequence GTGAATACACATTTTACAAAGCAACACTACTGTGAGATCCTTGAAGAGTTACAACGATTAAACTTCCCGTTTCTGATATATGATGAGCTTGACCAAGATAGCTTGTGGGAACAGGAACGGCAAGTTATTTTGCGCCATGATATTGATTTAAGTATTTCTTATGCACATCAGATGGCAGAATTGGAGGAGAAACTTAATATTCGCTCAACCTACTTTGTTTGGCTAACTTCACCATTCTATAATGTCCTCTCTTCGGCCTCGCGTACCCTTCTAAAAGAGATCAAAGGCATGGGGCATCAACTCGGTCTTCATTTTGATGCTTCTCCCTTTCAGGAGTCTAATGAGCTGGTAGATCAAATTATTCATGAATCTAAGATTCTATCGCAAATCATCGATTCTCCCGTCCAAATCTATTCCTTCCATCGTCCCTCTAACACGTTATTGAATCAACAGATTCAGATTCCAGGTTATCTCAATGCATATGATCAACGATTCTTTACAGAGTATAAGTATTTATCCGATTCCAATCATCATTGGCGTGAAGGATGTGCGTGCCAGCATCTGCATCATGAGAAGAAGCTGAACCTTTTAATTCATCCGATCTGGTGGATTTCAAAAGAGTCAATCTCGCCTCAAATTAAGCTAGAACTCTACCAACGCGATGTGGTGAAGTATACCAAGGAAGAATTGGCTAATAATATTCAAGGCTATCAGAACATCTTAACCAAGCTGAATTGGCTTGGATAA
- a CDS encoding WbqC family protein, with the protein MIVAIHQPNYLPWIGFFDKMDRVDYFVLLDQAQFSRSSVTHRNRIKTPQGSLLLTVPIQNNGNPSIRQTMIAADPKWRHKHWHQIVANYRRAPYWNLYGELLEEIYTQQWHSLAQLNIRLIQAIKETLSIHTPLILESELKVEGVGGNYRNLNICERLNATIYLSGDGARVYNDEQLYRERGLELRYHQFQHPVYRQLWGEFIPQLSIIDLLFNCGPASLEIIRQARTS; encoded by the coding sequence TTGATCGTTGCCATACATCAACCTAATTATCTCCCGTGGATTGGCTTCTTCGACAAGATGGATCGGGTGGATTATTTTGTTCTCTTAGATCAGGCACAATTTTCTCGTTCAAGTGTGACACATCGCAATCGAATCAAAACTCCGCAAGGCTCATTACTTCTAACTGTGCCTATTCAGAACAATGGCAATCCATCCATTCGTCAGACGATGATTGCAGCTGATCCGAAGTGGCGCCATAAACATTGGCACCAGATTGTAGCGAATTATCGGAGAGCACCATATTGGAATTTGTATGGTGAGCTTCTTGAAGAAATCTATACACAGCAGTGGCATTCCTTAGCTCAGCTTAATATTCGGCTTATACAGGCCATTAAAGAGACGCTTTCAATTCATACACCGTTAATACTGGAATCAGAGTTAAAAGTTGAGGGAGTCGGGGGGAATTACCGTAATCTTAATATTTGCGAAAGGTTAAATGCCACAATCTATTTATCAGGGGATGGTGCGAGGGTATATAATGATGAACAGTTGTATCGAGAAAGGGGGCTAGAGTTGAGATATCATCAATTTCAACACCCTGTCTATCGTCAATTATGGGGGGAATTCATACCGCAGCTATCCATAATCGATTTACTCTTCAACTGTGGACCCGCATCATTGGAGATCATCCGCCAAGCACGGACGTCTTGA
- a CDS encoding GNAT family N-acetyltransferase: MERIMQIAAETPDECWAESQFLMELPGKWKYSLALLHRGQVIGYLLASDKEVLNSIHIHKLIVDYQFRSLRLGEKLMQTFCQKVMEAQIPKITLKVAQINSGAIRFYIRMKFQHIGEEGAWFWMAREMGDQRRK; this comes from the coding sequence ATGGAGAGGATAATGCAGATTGCAGCGGAGACCCCAGATGAATGCTGGGCTGAATCACAATTTCTTATGGAACTTCCTGGAAAGTGGAAGTATTCCTTAGCATTACTTCATCGAGGTCAGGTTATCGGTTATCTATTAGCATCCGATAAAGAGGTGTTAAACTCCATTCATATCCACAAGCTGATCGTGGATTACCAGTTTCGCTCTCTGAGATTGGGAGAGAAACTTATGCAGACATTTTGTCAAAAGGTCATGGAAGCTCAGATCCCGAAAATCACCCTAAAAGTAGCGCAAATCAATAGTGGTGCCATTCGTTTCTACATCAGAATGAAGTTTCAACATATTGGTGAAGAAGGGGCATGGTTTTGGATGGCACGGGAGATGGGAGATCAACGGAGAAAGTAA
- a CDS encoding WbqC family protein, with amino-acid sequence MKVTIQQPDYLPGLSFFDRMDQVDLIVLDDDAHQNRRGGNHRGMIKRASSVLPLNVPISPSNQTLRNTYIDNRKSWREQHWKSIESSYGKAKYWSKYQGVVHSIYQHEWTFLSDLNIHVIFILKEAFSIQTSILVASEMDQAFGQGSERIHKLCGHLGAKRFLSKEGERVDIKALQGQGITLIQQKYSHPEYPQLGGSFLPRLSALDLLFNCGPDSLEIIRKGRE; translated from the coding sequence ATGAAGGTGACGATTCAACAGCCAGACTATCTCCCTGGGTTGAGCTTTTTTGATCGTATGGATCAGGTGGATCTCATTGTTTTAGATGATGATGCTCACCAAAATAGAAGAGGTGGGAATCATCGTGGGATGATTAAAAGAGCTTCAAGTGTATTACCTTTAAACGTTCCCATCAGTCCAAGCAATCAAACCTTACGTAATACCTACATTGATAATCGGAAAAGCTGGCGGGAGCAGCATTGGAAGAGTATTGAATCCTCCTATGGCAAAGCAAAATATTGGTCGAAGTATCAAGGCGTCGTCCATTCTATTTATCAACATGAATGGACTTTTCTTTCCGATCTCAATATTCATGTGATTTTTATCCTGAAAGAAGCTTTTAGCATCCAAACATCTATTCTTGTTGCTTCAGAAATGGATCAAGCCTTTGGCCAAGGTAGTGAGCGTATTCATAAGCTCTGTGGACATCTCGGTGCGAAGAGGTTTCTCTCGAAAGAGGGTGAGCGCGTGGATATTAAAGCCCTTCAGGGGCAAGGCATTACACTGATACAACAAAAATATTCTCATCCTGAATATCCGCAGCTAGGGGGAAGCTTCCTTCCCCGTCTATCTGCGCTGGATCTTCTCTTTAATTGTGGTCCAGATTCTTTAGAGATAATCCGTAAGGGTAGAGAGTAA
- a CDS encoding DUF2935 domain-containing protein, protein MWNQCQLPGHFAMEVQNPLLAPPELQAASPEAVSEAMFIQRSLSENQFWLRIMKEHAYFLGEGFNRKDKTLIQETERFFHYFEQQERRAHQTPANVQLVRKLNEDSIQLVYGFRNFKRNLLILIVNCKILGFNFPLLVDHIAREAEYFMGTLQKLNQGILDPIQDAIIQENVFWLRIMMEHSRFISALLDQSERNLVITARKFGDDFEVLLNQARDVESMLLHKKPTYPIIGKMNKDSESATEELRDFKKTGLELIKTCQIRNVIDPLLADHVVREAEHFLYMIHVLEERLEQKMKGEM, encoded by the coding sequence ATGTGGAATCAATGCCAATTACCAGGGCATTTTGCCATGGAAGTTCAGAATCCGCTTTTGGCACCACCTGAGCTACAAGCTGCTTCTCCTGAAGCAGTTAGTGAAGCGATGTTTATCCAGCGTTCTCTATCCGAAAATCAATTCTGGTTACGAATCATGAAGGAACACGCGTATTTTCTTGGCGAAGGCTTTAATCGAAAGGACAAAACATTGATTCAAGAGACAGAGCGATTTTTTCATTACTTCGAACAGCAGGAGCGACGAGCCCATCAAACTCCTGCCAATGTTCAACTTGTACGGAAATTAAATGAAGATAGCATCCAATTGGTATATGGTTTCCGTAATTTTAAGCGAAATCTGCTAATCCTGATTGTTAATTGCAAAATTTTAGGCTTCAATTTCCCTTTGTTGGTGGATCATATTGCTCGTGAAGCGGAGTACTTTATGGGTACCTTACAAAAATTAAATCAGGGTATCCTTGATCCGATTCAAGATGCGATCATTCAAGAGAATGTATTCTGGCTCCGAATCATGATGGAGCATTCACGCTTTATTTCAGCTTTACTGGATCAATCAGAGCGTAATTTGGTGATTACCGCTCGCAAATTTGGCGATGATTTTGAAGTGCTATTGAATCAAGCGCGGGATGTAGAATCGATGCTACTGCATAAAAAACCCACCTACCCCATCATTGGAAAGATGAATAAGGATAGCGAGAGCGCTACGGAGGAGTTACGAGATTTTAAGAAAACAGGGCTTGAACTGATTAAGACCTGTCAGATTCGCAATGTGATCGATCCCTTGCTAGCTGACCATGTGGTACGGGAGGCAGAGCATTTTCTCTATATGATTCATGTGTTAGAGGAAAGGCTAGAACAGAAGATGAAGGGAGAAATGTAA
- a CDS encoding DUF2871 domain-containing protein — protein sequence MSKLYKTTFFYLILGLVAGVFYREFTKINSFQGITELGVLHTHLLLLGFFFFMLATLLAAQFKITEVRGFNAWYIIYNIGVLFTVGMMVWIGMNQVTGATMTGLNHMAGSAHVVLSASLVWFMVILGKAMKNKQQVA from the coding sequence TTGAGCAAATTATATAAGACCACATTCTTCTATCTGATCTTAGGCTTAGTAGCAGGTGTATTTTACAGGGAGTTTACCAAGATCAATAGCTTTCAGGGAATTACTGAGTTAGGTGTGCTTCATACCCATCTGCTTCTATTAGGCTTTTTCTTCTTTATGCTAGCAACGCTACTGGCAGCGCAATTTAAGATCACAGAAGTACGTGGCTTCAATGCGTGGTACATTATTTACAATATCGGTGTTCTCTTTACAGTTGGGATGATGGTCTGGATTGGAATGAATCAGGTTACAGGTGCAACCATGACTGGTCTCAACCATATGGCTGGTTCCGCCCACGTAGTACTTAGTGCATCGCTGGTCTGGTTTATGGTGATTCTAGGTAAAGCGATGAAAAACAAACAGCAGGTAGCTTAA